In the genome of Labrus mixtus chromosome 21, fLabMix1.1, whole genome shotgun sequence, one region contains:
- the LOC132955275 gene encoding carnitine O-palmitoyltransferase 1, liver isoform-like isoform X1 translates to MAEAHQAVAFQFTVTPEGIDLRLSHQALTEIYLSGVRSWKKRIIRLKNSVITGVYPASPSSWLFVVIAILATMYTRSDPSMGLIAKIQEHLPVSQSMSSQCQALVSAVVFSTMLWLLLIFTMRLCLKQLLSYHRWMFEQHGKMSNTTKVWVALVRIFSGRKPLLYSYQASLPNLPLPAIKDTVKRYLESVRPLMDDEKYERMTQLASEFESSLGNRLQWYLKLKALWAANYVSDWWEQYVYLRGRGPIMVNSNYYGMDFLHVTPTPIQAARAGNTIHGFFLYRRKLNKEELQPIRIPGTSIPLCSAQCERLFNTTRTPGEETDNVQHWQDSDHIAVYHRGRYFRLKVYQAGRLLCPREIEFQIQRILDDPSPPCKGEVHLGALTAGDRIPWANARTKYFSSGVNKRSLDCIEKAAFFVCLDDDEQGMMGDDPVASLDRYAKSLLHGKCYDRWFDKSFSVVYYKNGKTGVNGEHSWADAPVLAHLWETTLATDCFQLGYNTEGHCKGEVDTSLSRPQKLNWEIPPECEEQISQSMEVAQALADDVDFHVFVFRDFGKGKIKRCKVSPDAFIQMAIQLAYYRYRGTFCLTYEASMTRLFREGRTETVRSCTNESSAFVRALDGGEPADVCRRLFRAASEKHQNLYRMAMTGGGIDRHLFCLFIVSKYLGVESPFLKEVLSEPWRLSTSQTAMQLQLFDLVNHPEYISCGGGFGPVADDGYGVSYSICGENRINFHISCKHSCPDTDAHKFGAELMKALHDLLQLLSPNQHQHEPRKTEDKSTEVKKDL, encoded by the exons ATGGCAGAAGCCCACCAGGCAGTGGCCTTCCAGTTCACCGTCACCCCGGAGGGCATTGATCTTCGGCTGTCCCACCAGGCCCTCACTGAGATCTACCTCTCTGGTGTGCGCTCCTGGAAGAAACGCATCATCAGACTCAAA AACAGTGTGATAACTGGAGTATATCCTGCTAGTCCCTCCTCCTGGCTTTTTGTGGTCATAGCAATCCTGGCTACAATGTACACTCGTTCCGACCCCTCCATGGGACTCATAGCAAAGATACAGGAGCACCTTCCCGTCAG CCAGTCCATGAGTTCCCAGTGCCAGGCGCTGGTGTCCGCAGTGGTGTTCAGCACCATGCTCTGGCTCCTGCTCATCTTCACAATGCGCCTGTGCCTCAAGCAGCTCCTCTCCTACCACCGCTGGATGTTCGAACAGCACGGCAAGATGTCCAACACCACCAAAGTCTGGGTG GCGCTGGTGCGAATCTTCTCTGGCAGGAAGCCTTTGCTCTACAGTTACCAGGCGTCGCTGCCAAACCTGCCTTTGCCGGCCATAAAGGACACAGTGAAAAGG taCTTGGAATCCGTTCGTCCCCTGATGGACGACGAAAAGTACGAACGCATGACCCAGCTGGCGTCAGAGTTTGAGAGCAGCCTGGGTAACCGTCTGCAGTGGTACCTCAAGCTCAAAGCTCTCTGGGCTGCCAACTAC GTCAGCGACTGGTGGGAGCAGTATGTGTATCTCCGTGGACGAGGTCCAATAATGGTCAACAGTAACTATTATGGCATG GACTTCTTACATGTGACCCCCACACCCATCCAGGCAGCCCGAGCTGGAAACACTATTCATGGTTTCTTCTTATACCGACGCAAACTCAACAAAGAAGAGCTCCAACCT ATTCGTATCCCTGGCACTTCCATTCCCCTGTGTTCAGCTCAATGTGAGAGGCTGTTCAACACCACACGCACTCCTGGAGAGGAGACCG ACAATGTGCAGCATTGGCAGGACAGTGACCACATAGCGGTTTACCACAGGGGGCGTTACTTCCGCTTAAAAGTGTACCAGGCAGGCAGACTCCTGTGCCCACGGGAGATCGAATTCCAGATCCAGAGGATCCTCGATGACCCTTCACCTCCCTGCAAAGGAGAGGTCCATCTGGGCGCCCTGACCGCCGGAGACAG AATTCCATGGGCTAACGCAAGGACAAAGTATTTCAGCAGTGGGGTCAATAAACGCTCTCTGGACTGCATTGAGAAAGCTGCCTTCTTTGTTTGCCTGGATGATGATGAACAGGGCATGATGGGAGACGACCCGGTAGCGAGCTTAGATCGCTACGCCAAATCCTTGTTGCATGGGAAGTGTTATGACAG GTGGTTTGACAAGTCGTTCTCAGTAGTTTACTACAAGAATGGAAAGACTGGAGTTAACGGAGAGCACTCATGGGCCGATGCACCCGTGTTAGCACACTTATGGGAG ACCACGTTGGCTACAGACTGTTTCCAGCTCGGTTACAACACAGAGGGTCACTGCAAAGGAGAAGTGGATACATCATTATCACGGCCACAGAAGCTGAACTGGGAGATCCCTCCAGAA TGTGAGGAGCAGATCTCTCAGTCCATGGAAGTGGCCCAGGCGCTGGCTGACGATGTGGACTTCCACGTTTTCGTCTTCAGAGACTTTGGCAAAGGAAAGATCAAGAGGTGCAAAGTCAGTCCAGATGCCTTCATTCAGATGGCTATTCAGCTAGCTTACTACAGG TACCGGGGGACGTTTTGTTTGACGTACGAAGCCTCTATGACCCGTCTATTCAGGGAGGGCAGGACTGAGACAGTGCGCTCCTGCACCAATGAGAGCAGTGCCTTTGTCCGAGCTCTGGACGGTGGAGAG CCAGCAGATGTTTGCAGGCGCTTGTTCCGTGCAGCATCAGAGAAGCACCAAAATCTTTACCGCATGGCAATGACAGGAGGAGGCATCGACAGACACCTCTTCTGCCTCTTCATAGTGTCGAAGTATCTCGGAGTAGAGTCTCCTTTCTTGAAAGAG GTACTGTCAGAGCCCTGGCGGCTGTCCACTAGTCAGACTGCGATgcagctgcagctgtttgacTTGGTCAACCATCCAGAGTACATCTCCTGTGGAGGGGGCTTTGGACCG GTGGCTGATGACGGTTATGGGGTGTCCTACAGCATATGTGGAGAAAACAGGATTAACTTCCACATCTCCTGCAAACACTCATGTCCAGACACT GATGCTCACAAGTTTGGTGCTGAGCTCATGAAAGCTCTACATGACCTGTTACAGCTGCTGAGCCCAAACCAGCACCAGCACGAGCCCCGCAAGACAGAAGATAAATCGACTGAGGTCAAGAAAGACCTGTAG
- the LOC132955275 gene encoding carnitine O-palmitoyltransferase 1, liver isoform-like isoform X2 gives MAEAHQAVAFQFTVTPEGIDLRLSHQALTEIYLSGVRSWKKRIIRLKNSVITGVYPASPSSWLFVVIAILATMYTRSDPSMGLIAKIQEHLPVSQSMSSQCQALVSAVVFSTMLWLLLIFTMRLCLKQLLSYHRWMFEQHGKMSNTTKVWVALVRIFSGRKPLLYSYQASLPNLPLPAIKDTVKRYLESVRPLMDDEKYERMTQLASEFESSLGNRLQWYLKLKALWAANYVSDWWEQYVYLRGRGPIMVNSNYYGMDFLHVTPTPIQAARAGNTIHGFFLYRRKLNKEELQPWLLRSAVPCCSYQFERMFDTCRIPGTLTDNVQHWQDSDHIAVYHRGRYFRLKVYQAGRLLCPREIEFQIQRILDDPSPPCKGEVHLGALTAGDRIPWANARTKYFSSGVNKRSLDCIEKAAFFVCLDDDEQGMMGDDPVASLDRYAKSLLHGKCYDRWFDKSFSVVYYKNGKTGVNGEHSWADAPVLAHLWETTLATDCFQLGYNTEGHCKGEVDTSLSRPQKLNWEIPPECEEQISQSMEVAQALADDVDFHVFVFRDFGKGKIKRCKVSPDAFIQMAIQLAYYRYRGTFCLTYEASMTRLFREGRTETVRSCTNESSAFVRALDGGEPADVCRRLFRAASEKHQNLYRMAMTGGGIDRHLFCLFIVSKYLGVESPFLKEVLSEPWRLSTSQTAMQLQLFDLVNHPEYISCGGGFGPVADDGYGVSYSICGENRINFHISCKHSCPDTDAHKFGAELMKALHDLLQLLSPNQHQHEPRKTEDKSTEVKKDL, from the exons ATGGCAGAAGCCCACCAGGCAGTGGCCTTCCAGTTCACCGTCACCCCGGAGGGCATTGATCTTCGGCTGTCCCACCAGGCCCTCACTGAGATCTACCTCTCTGGTGTGCGCTCCTGGAAGAAACGCATCATCAGACTCAAA AACAGTGTGATAACTGGAGTATATCCTGCTAGTCCCTCCTCCTGGCTTTTTGTGGTCATAGCAATCCTGGCTACAATGTACACTCGTTCCGACCCCTCCATGGGACTCATAGCAAAGATACAGGAGCACCTTCCCGTCAG CCAGTCCATGAGTTCCCAGTGCCAGGCGCTGGTGTCCGCAGTGGTGTTCAGCACCATGCTCTGGCTCCTGCTCATCTTCACAATGCGCCTGTGCCTCAAGCAGCTCCTCTCCTACCACCGCTGGATGTTCGAACAGCACGGCAAGATGTCCAACACCACCAAAGTCTGGGTG GCGCTGGTGCGAATCTTCTCTGGCAGGAAGCCTTTGCTCTACAGTTACCAGGCGTCGCTGCCAAACCTGCCTTTGCCGGCCATAAAGGACACAGTGAAAAGG taCTTGGAATCCGTTCGTCCCCTGATGGACGACGAAAAGTACGAACGCATGACCCAGCTGGCGTCAGAGTTTGAGAGCAGCCTGGGTAACCGTCTGCAGTGGTACCTCAAGCTCAAAGCTCTCTGGGCTGCCAACTAC GTCAGCGACTGGTGGGAGCAGTATGTGTATCTCCGTGGACGAGGTCCAATAATGGTCAACAGTAACTATTATGGCATG GACTTCTTACATGTGACCCCCACACCCATCCAGGCAGCCCGAGCTGGAAACACTATTCATGGTTTCTTCTTATACCGACGCAAACTCAACAAAGAAGAGCTCCAACCT TGGTTGTTGAGGTCTGCAGTTCCTTGCTGTTCATATCAGTTTGAGCGGATGTTTGACACTTGTCGAATCCCTGGAACACTTACAG ACAATGTGCAGCATTGGCAGGACAGTGACCACATAGCGGTTTACCACAGGGGGCGTTACTTCCGCTTAAAAGTGTACCAGGCAGGCAGACTCCTGTGCCCACGGGAGATCGAATTCCAGATCCAGAGGATCCTCGATGACCCTTCACCTCCCTGCAAAGGAGAGGTCCATCTGGGCGCCCTGACCGCCGGAGACAG AATTCCATGGGCTAACGCAAGGACAAAGTATTTCAGCAGTGGGGTCAATAAACGCTCTCTGGACTGCATTGAGAAAGCTGCCTTCTTTGTTTGCCTGGATGATGATGAACAGGGCATGATGGGAGACGACCCGGTAGCGAGCTTAGATCGCTACGCCAAATCCTTGTTGCATGGGAAGTGTTATGACAG GTGGTTTGACAAGTCGTTCTCAGTAGTTTACTACAAGAATGGAAAGACTGGAGTTAACGGAGAGCACTCATGGGCCGATGCACCCGTGTTAGCACACTTATGGGAG ACCACGTTGGCTACAGACTGTTTCCAGCTCGGTTACAACACAGAGGGTCACTGCAAAGGAGAAGTGGATACATCATTATCACGGCCACAGAAGCTGAACTGGGAGATCCCTCCAGAA TGTGAGGAGCAGATCTCTCAGTCCATGGAAGTGGCCCAGGCGCTGGCTGACGATGTGGACTTCCACGTTTTCGTCTTCAGAGACTTTGGCAAAGGAAAGATCAAGAGGTGCAAAGTCAGTCCAGATGCCTTCATTCAGATGGCTATTCAGCTAGCTTACTACAGG TACCGGGGGACGTTTTGTTTGACGTACGAAGCCTCTATGACCCGTCTATTCAGGGAGGGCAGGACTGAGACAGTGCGCTCCTGCACCAATGAGAGCAGTGCCTTTGTCCGAGCTCTGGACGGTGGAGAG CCAGCAGATGTTTGCAGGCGCTTGTTCCGTGCAGCATCAGAGAAGCACCAAAATCTTTACCGCATGGCAATGACAGGAGGAGGCATCGACAGACACCTCTTCTGCCTCTTCATAGTGTCGAAGTATCTCGGAGTAGAGTCTCCTTTCTTGAAAGAG GTACTGTCAGAGCCCTGGCGGCTGTCCACTAGTCAGACTGCGATgcagctgcagctgtttgacTTGGTCAACCATCCAGAGTACATCTCCTGTGGAGGGGGCTTTGGACCG GTGGCTGATGACGGTTATGGGGTGTCCTACAGCATATGTGGAGAAAACAGGATTAACTTCCACATCTCCTGCAAACACTCATGTCCAGACACT GATGCTCACAAGTTTGGTGCTGAGCTCATGAAAGCTCTACATGACCTGTTACAGCTGCTGAGCCCAAACCAGCACCAGCACGAGCCCCGCAAGACAGAAGATAAATCGACTGAGGTCAAGAAAGACCTGTAG
- the LOC132955528 gene encoding troponin T, slow skeletal muscle-like: MEKDLLELQTLIDVHFEQRKKEEEELIGLKDRIESRRAERAEQQRVRAEKERCRQTRIAEERQRKEDEEAKKRADDEAKKKKVLSNMGAHFGGFLAKVEQRRGKKQTAREIKKKTLAERRKPLAIENLREDGLRERAKEMWECIYQLESDKFDLTEKMRRQKYEINVLLNRIQHAQKFKKVHGKGKVGGRWK; this comes from the exons ATGGAGAAAGATCTTCTGGAGCTTCAGACTTTGATCGATGTCCACTTcgaacagaggaagaaagaggaggaggagttgatAGGACTCAAAGACAGGATC gagAGTCGCCGGGCAGAACGAGCAGAGCAGCAGCGTGTGAGGGCTGAAAAAGAGCGATGCAGACAGACGAGGATTGCG gaggagagacagaggaaagaagacGAAGAGGCCAAGAAGAGAGCCGATGATGaggccaagaagaagaaagttctCTCCAACATGGGGGCTCACTTTGGAGGGTTCCTGGCCAAG GTTGAGCAGAGGCGaggcaaaaaacaaactgcGCGGGAAATCAAGAAGAAGACTTTGGCAGAGAGACGCAAGCCGCTGGCTATTGAGAACCTGCGAGAAGACGGCCTGAG AGAGAGAGCCAAGGAGATGTGGGAATGTATCTACCAGCTGGAGTCAGATAAATTTGACCTGACTGAGAAGATGAGGAGGCAGAAGTATGAG atcaATGTCCTTCTGAACAGAATTCAACATGCTCAGAAATT CAAAAAGGTCCACGGGAAAGGCAAGGTTGGAGGACGCTGGAAGTGA
- the LOC132955526 gene encoding dynein axonemal assembly factor 3-like isoform X2 — translation MSAGRASEGAGCVGWWGFSPARDLLNTGSVRVEGEANVLLVGSGDPRHILKTIAGLQTTESLHVWVIENSMEVVARQLLLLSLALMPPESMGNNEKTELFLEVFGNSEIRSQTEETLRCVASQLSLSVTETLEKEAHPCLNTTLLKFKERDELARIFKSWIQPQSSSPILMSKAWDYRVRQHLGSRYDSKKGCFDWDLTMKLHEKGCGVINKQQYMRWRERGLAFEMREGVYQITNQSLLSSRVFRQKGGKVAVRGYWGDIVSSPYLSFGIETDDKDLLKTQNGQYTTTAQDISFANVNALFQSLSSRRGCPASSQSEAEELSTQTDRKSVTINDLMHLNGISVTFLPMDSLHKLPQKPKYSNFFNIIYFSAGCVYQLGPMMRQIAAPDAVLVVELAKNILDLNKEQEAGFAEKVTSIAHEAEFEPWQEGKSDDVHAVFMPQRK, via the exons ATGAGTGCTGGACGAGCGTCAGAGGGCGCGGGCTGCGTCGGCTGGTGGGGTTTCAGTCCTGCGCGCGACCTGCTGAACACAG GCTCTGTGAGAGTTGAAGGTGAAGCAAATGTTTTACTCGTCGGCAGTGGAGATCCAAGACATATTTTGAAGACCATTGCTGGTTTGCAGACCACAGAAAGCCTTCAC GTGTGGGTAATAGAAAACAGCATGGAGGTGGTGGCtagacagctgctgctcctctccctgGCACTGATGCCCCCAGAGAGCATGGGAAATAATG AGAAGACAGAATTATTCCTGGAGGTGTTTGGCAACAGTGAGATCCGCAGTCAGACAGAAGAGACTCTGAGGTGTGTCGCATCACAGCTCTCTCTTAGTGTTACGGAAACCTTGGAGAAAGAAGCCCATCCATGTCTGAACACAACTCTTCTCAAG TTTAAGGAGAGAGATGAGCTGGCAAGAATATTCAAGTCATGGATTCAGCCTCAGTCTTCATCTCCCATTTTAATGTCCAAAGCCTGGGATTATCGGGTCAGGCAGCACCTCGGATCACGCTATGACTCCAAGAAAGGCTGCTTCGACTGGGACCTGACAATGAAACTGCACGAGAAAGGG TGTGGTGTCATTAACAAACAACAATACATGCGATGGAGGGAACGAGGTTTGGCATTCGAAATGAGGGAAGGCGTCTACCAAATAACGAATCAGAGTTTGCTCTCCTCAAGAGTGTTCAGGCAG AAAGGGGGCAAAGTGGCTGTCAGGGGCTACTGGGGAGACATTGTTTCCAGTCCTTACCTCTCCTTTGGCATTGAAACTGATGACAAAGACCTGCTGAAGACACAGAATGGGCAATACACAACA acagccCAGGACATCTCCTTTGCAAATGTTAATGCATTGTTCCAGTCGCTGTCCAGCAGACGGGGCTGCCCTGCTTCTTCTCAGTCAGAGGCAGAGGAGCTGTCGACGCAGACCGACCGAAAATCTGTCACCATTAATG ACTTGATGCACCTGAATGGGATCTCTGTGACTTTCCTGCCAATGGATTCACTTCATAAACTGCCCCAAAAaccaaaatattcaaattttttcaACATCATCTACTTCTCTGCCGG CTGTGTCTACCAGTTGGGCCCAATGATGAGACAGATTGCAGCACCAGACGCTGTGCTTGTCGTGGAGCTGGCCAA GAACATTTTGGACCTGAACAAAGAGCAGGAGGCAGGCTTTGCAGAGAAAGTGACGAGCATCGCTCACGAGGCTGAATTTGAGCCTTGGCAGGAGGGGAAGAGTGACGACGTTCATGCTGTTTTTATGCCACAGAGGAAGTAA
- the LOC132955526 gene encoding dynein axonemal assembly factor 3-like isoform X1 gives MSAGRASEGAGCVGWWGFSPARDLLNTGEKGSVRVEGEANVLLVGSGDPRHILKTIAGLQTTESLHVWVIENSMEVVARQLLLLSLALMPPESMGNNEKTELFLEVFGNSEIRSQTEETLRCVASQLSLSVTETLEKEAHPCLNTTLLKFKERDELARIFKSWIQPQSSSPILMSKAWDYRVRQHLGSRYDSKKGCFDWDLTMKLHEKGCGVINKQQYMRWRERGLAFEMREGVYQITNQSLLSSRVFRQKGGKVAVRGYWGDIVSSPYLSFGIETDDKDLLKTQNGQYTTTAQDISFANVNALFQSLSSRRGCPASSQSEAEELSTQTDRKSVTINDLMHLNGISVTFLPMDSLHKLPQKPKYSNFFNIIYFSAGCVYQLGPMMRQIAAPDAVLVVELAKNILDLNKEQEAGFAEKVTSIAHEAEFEPWQEGKSDDVHAVFMPQRK, from the exons ATGAGTGCTGGACGAGCGTCAGAGGGCGCGGGCTGCGTCGGCTGGTGGGGTTTCAGTCCTGCGCGCGACCTGCTGAACACAGGTGAGAAAG GCTCTGTGAGAGTTGAAGGTGAAGCAAATGTTTTACTCGTCGGCAGTGGAGATCCAAGACATATTTTGAAGACCATTGCTGGTTTGCAGACCACAGAAAGCCTTCAC GTGTGGGTAATAGAAAACAGCATGGAGGTGGTGGCtagacagctgctgctcctctccctgGCACTGATGCCCCCAGAGAGCATGGGAAATAATG AGAAGACAGAATTATTCCTGGAGGTGTTTGGCAACAGTGAGATCCGCAGTCAGACAGAAGAGACTCTGAGGTGTGTCGCATCACAGCTCTCTCTTAGTGTTACGGAAACCTTGGAGAAAGAAGCCCATCCATGTCTGAACACAACTCTTCTCAAG TTTAAGGAGAGAGATGAGCTGGCAAGAATATTCAAGTCATGGATTCAGCCTCAGTCTTCATCTCCCATTTTAATGTCCAAAGCCTGGGATTATCGGGTCAGGCAGCACCTCGGATCACGCTATGACTCCAAGAAAGGCTGCTTCGACTGGGACCTGACAATGAAACTGCACGAGAAAGGG TGTGGTGTCATTAACAAACAACAATACATGCGATGGAGGGAACGAGGTTTGGCATTCGAAATGAGGGAAGGCGTCTACCAAATAACGAATCAGAGTTTGCTCTCCTCAAGAGTGTTCAGGCAG AAAGGGGGCAAAGTGGCTGTCAGGGGCTACTGGGGAGACATTGTTTCCAGTCCTTACCTCTCCTTTGGCATTGAAACTGATGACAAAGACCTGCTGAAGACACAGAATGGGCAATACACAACA acagccCAGGACATCTCCTTTGCAAATGTTAATGCATTGTTCCAGTCGCTGTCCAGCAGACGGGGCTGCCCTGCTTCTTCTCAGTCAGAGGCAGAGGAGCTGTCGACGCAGACCGACCGAAAATCTGTCACCATTAATG ACTTGATGCACCTGAATGGGATCTCTGTGACTTTCCTGCCAATGGATTCACTTCATAAACTGCCCCAAAAaccaaaatattcaaattttttcaACATCATCTACTTCTCTGCCGG CTGTGTCTACCAGTTGGGCCCAATGATGAGACAGATTGCAGCACCAGACGCTGTGCTTGTCGTGGAGCTGGCCAA GAACATTTTGGACCTGAACAAAGAGCAGGAGGCAGGCTTTGCAGAGAAAGTGACGAGCATCGCTCACGAGGCTGAATTTGAGCCTTGGCAGGAGGGGAAGAGTGACGACGTTCATGCTGTTTTTATGCCACAGAGGAAGTAA